A single window of Cetobacterium sp. ZOR0034 DNA harbors:
- a CDS encoding ABC transporter permease, translated as MENRKGKRTFIALALSFMIFNIFISLSSNSYFIGKILKNNYFMTVELQNDSAKEKIQEFEKFLLENENVKGIKFLSKEEAFRNLQKELEIVIPKSENPLPNSIIIYFKDEKNLHAIQELLDVNPMVREIYIDNQFLQTTERKISAVNMSLFLCLFLSLGMCYQIITILRGVIVRDYMLYAVKNPQNKRNFFVARNKNLIPFLGSAIVGGLIFFNIYIILRERYQKILSTLILQSFKQIVILEVVATLVVIVLAWKSTAKLKKDEV; from the coding sequence ATGGAAAACAGAAAAGGTAAAAGAACATTTATAGCTTTAGCATTAAGTTTTATGATATTTAATATATTTATTTCATTATCTTCTAATAGCTATTTTATTGGGAAAATTTTAAAAAATAACTACTTTATGACTGTGGAATTACAAAATGATAGTGCAAAAGAGAAAATACAAGAGTTTGAAAAATTTCTTTTGGAAAATGAAAATGTTAAAGGGATAAAATTTTTATCAAAAGAGGAAGCTTTTAGAAATTTACAGAAAGAGTTAGAGATAGTTATACCAAAAAGTGAAAATCCATTACCAAATTCAATAATTATATATTTTAAAGATGAAAAAAACCTCCATGCCATCCAAGAGTTACTAGATGTTAATCCTATGGTGAGAGAGATATATATAGATAATCAATTTTTACAAACAACAGAAAGAAAAATTAGTGCAGTTAATATGTCATTATTTTTATGTTTATTTTTATCATTAGGAATGTGCTATCAAATAATAACTATATTAAGAGGAGTTATTGTAAGAGATTACATGCTCTATGCAGTGAAAAATCCTCAAAATAAAAGAAACTTTTTTGTAGCTAGAAACAAAAATTTGATTCCTTTTTTAGGAAGTGCAATAGTTGGAGGGTTAATATTTTTTAATATTTATATAATTTTAAGAGAAAGATATCAAAAAATTCTTTCAACGTTGATTCTTCAGAGTTTTAAACAAATAGTTATATTAGAAGTTGTAGCTACATTAGTTGTAATAGTATTAGCATGGAAATCAACAGCTAAACTAAAAAAGGATGAGGTTTAG
- a CDS encoding murein hydrolase activator EnvC, translating to MKKIESEIKQKNTRIENINSEKISVEKQIENINSEIKEIEKEAEKIQEEIKIVNRNIQYGELNLDVSNKVLDRRKSEFKAKMIEVTRKSNLESDTKERSIAKRSFSRLLYGDLESMEHIKTVQTSITQVKRDIENDRQKLTVLKRRLDSNRRSGESKKQEKNRLITRLNQEKTSHVNTISKLQVQKKNIEKEIERIIKARSVAAKTVKLDTAVANLGKFLKPITGNVVVKFKEKKNGEVISNGIEIAGKMGMKVKASSTGKVIYADKFQGLNNVVMVDYGYNTIGVYGNLIAVGVKLNQQVQKGQDIGVLGLNTESKANLYYEVRFNLKPINPETLF from the coding sequence ATGAAGAAAATTGAGAGCGAAATAAAGCAGAAAAATACACGAATTGAAAATATAAACTCAGAAAAAATTAGTGTAGAAAAACAAATTGAAAATATAAATAGTGAGATAAAAGAGATAGAAAAAGAAGCTGAAAAAATTCAGGAAGAGATAAAAATAGTTAATAGAAATATTCAATACGGAGAATTAAATTTAGATGTAAGTAATAAGGTTTTAGATAGAAGAAAATCTGAGTTTAAAGCTAAAATGATAGAGGTAACTAGAAAATCAAATTTAGAAAGTGATACAAAAGAAAGAAGTATTGCAAAAAGAAGTTTTTCTAGACTACTTTATGGTGATTTAGAAAGTATGGAGCACATAAAAACTGTTCAAACTTCAATAACACAAGTTAAAAGAGATATTGAAAATGATAGACAGAAACTTACTGTATTAAAGAGAAGATTAGACTCAAATAGAAGGTCAGGTGAATCTAAAAAGCAAGAAAAAAATAGACTGATAACAAGATTAAACCAAGAGAAAACTTCCCATGTAAATACTATAAGTAAGCTACAAGTTCAAAAGAAAAATATTGAAAAAGAAATTGAAAGAATTATTAAAGCTAGAAGTGTCGCTGCTAAAACCGTAAAATTAGATACTGCTGTAGCAAATCTAGGAAAGTTCTTAAAGCCAATAACTGGAAACGTAGTAGTAAAATTTAAAGAGAAGAAAAATGGAGAAGTTATAAGTAACGGAATAGAAATTGCAGGAAAGATGGGAATGAAAGTTAAGGCTTCATCAACTGGAAAGGTTATATATGCAGATAAATTCCAAGGGTTAAATAATGTGGTAATGGTGGATTACGGCTATAACACGATAGGTGTTTATGGAAACCTTATCGCTGTAGGTGTTAAATTAAATCAGCAGGTTCAAAAAGGACAAGATATAGGAGTTCTAGGATTGAATACAGAGAGTAAAGCAAATCTTTATTATGAAGTGAGATTTAATTTAAAACCAATAAATCCGGAAACTCTATTTTAG
- a CDS encoding NAD(+)/NADH kinase, which yields MKGTIVYNDNKNEAIKLYQELLEFFKEKKIEIVPIENIMDADFAVVIGGDGTLLRASKTLIKNKRIDIFAVNAGSLGFLTEIKVEEFRPTFDNYLKGLVKIESRHLLEVVIKDEKIDVLNEVVISKKMASSKILNIEMSTENTKICNYKADGIIIATPTGSTAYSLSAGGPIVMPQIEAIVVTPLAPHNLATRPIIISGKERLILTLNPEQKGSIIVDGENEREIEKGEEIQVYYSHKKINLILPEGRDYYGILRDKLKWGDNLC from the coding sequence ATGAAAGGAACTATAGTTTACAATGATAATAAGAATGAAGCAATAAAGCTTTATCAAGAACTTTTAGAGTTCTTTAAAGAAAAAAAAATCGAGATAGTTCCGATTGAAAATATAATGGATGCTGATTTTGCAGTAGTTATTGGTGGAGATGGAACTTTATTGAGAGCTTCTAAAACGCTGATAAAAAATAAAAGAATAGATATTTTTGCTGTAAATGCAGGGTCGCTAGGTTTTTTAACAGAGATAAAAGTTGAAGAGTTTCGACCAACTTTTGATAACTATTTAAAAGGATTAGTTAAAATTGAAAGTAGACATCTTCTAGAAGTAGTTATAAAAGATGAGAAAATAGATGTTTTGAATGAGGTTGTAATATCAAAAAAGATGGCTAGTTCAAAAATTTTAAATATTGAGATGAGTACAGAAAACACGAAAATTTGTAACTATAAAGCTGATGGAATAATAATAGCAACTCCAACAGGATCAACAGCTTACTCTTTATCAGCAGGAGGTCCAATTGTAATGCCGCAAATTGAAGCGATAGTTGTGACTCCTTTAGCTCCTCATAACTTAGCAACTAGACCTATAATAATTAGCGGTAAAGAGAGATTAATTTTAACTTTAAATCCTGAACAAAAAGGTAGTATAATAGTAGATGGTGAAAATGAAAGAGAGATAGAAAAAGGAGAAGAGATTCAAGTTTATTACTCTCATAAAAAAATAAATCTCATATTACCTGAAGGAAGAGATTACTATGGAATCTTAAGAGATAAATTAAAGTGGGGAGATAATCTATGTTAA
- the recN gene encoding DNA repair protein RecN — MLKELKIENLAIIEKVDLEFENGLIVLTGETGAGKSIILSGINLLIGEKASADMVRDGQDYLLAQGVFAVNEEQEAELKELGIEAEDNEVIVRRHIDKNGKGKAFVNNIRVPMSSLKEIMGTLVDIVGQHSHQMLLNKSNHLRLLDRFLGEDGIAIKKQLETIYNEYSSLERRIQDVEKNKKETIEKKEFYEFQLQEIDKVALKDGEDEKLEEEYKKLFHAGKIKEKLSLTEDLLKDNERNALSIIYNSRKNLETISKYGKEFQENLERLERVYYDLQDCVDSIKDLNDDIEADDMRLEKVISRLDTINRLKSKYGDQISDIIEYRNNLEEKLQLLDENSFQVKKLQKESDEAKEKYYKLAKELTEIRKSKAKIIEDNLQDELKGLNMGDANFKIDFEESATMSSNGIDSVEFMISTNVGQGLKPLWKVASGGEVSRIMLAIKVIFSKVDNIPILIFDEIDTGVGGETVRKIANKLQEIGETTQVMSITHSPAIAAKASQQFYIEKGLVENKTVTKVKELNSDERIKEIARMLAGKNISEAVIEHAKELLGDI; from the coding sequence ATGTTAAAAGAGTTGAAAATAGAAAATTTAGCTATAATAGAAAAAGTAGATTTGGAGTTTGAAAATGGTTTGATTGTTTTAACGGGTGAAACTGGGGCAGGAAAATCGATAATTTTAAGCGGAATAAACTTATTGATAGGAGAAAAAGCTAGTGCTGATATGGTTAGAGATGGACAGGATTATCTGTTAGCTCAAGGTGTATTTGCTGTAAATGAAGAGCAAGAAGCAGAGCTTAAAGAGCTTGGAATAGAAGCTGAAGATAACGAAGTTATTGTGAGACGGCATATAGATAAGAATGGAAAAGGAAAGGCTTTTGTAAATAATATAAGAGTTCCGATGTCTAGTTTGAAAGAGATAATGGGAACTCTGGTAGATATAGTTGGTCAACACTCACATCAGATGCTTTTAAATAAAAGTAATCATTTAAGACTGTTGGATAGATTCTTAGGTGAGGATGGAATTGCAATAAAAAAACAGCTAGAAACTATATACAATGAATACTCTAGCCTAGAAAGAAGAATTCAAGATGTTGAAAAAAATAAGAAAGAAACTATTGAAAAAAAAGAGTTTTATGAATTTCAACTTCAAGAGATAGATAAAGTAGCTTTGAAAGATGGCGAGGATGAAAAATTAGAGGAGGAGTATAAGAAACTTTTCCATGCTGGAAAAATTAAAGAGAAATTATCTTTAACAGAGGATTTATTGAAAGATAATGAAAGAAATGCTTTGAGTATTATATACAACAGTAGAAAGAATTTAGAAACAATTTCTAAATATGGAAAAGAGTTTCAGGAGAATTTAGAAAGATTAGAAAGAGTTTACTACGATCTTCAAGATTGTGTTGACTCAATAAAAGATTTAAATGATGATATAGAAGCTGACGATATGAGATTAGAAAAAGTTATATCGAGATTAGACACAATAAATCGTTTAAAGTCAAAATATGGAGATCAAATTTCAGATATAATTGAATATAGAAATAACTTAGAAGAAAAATTACAGCTATTAGATGAGAATAGTTTCCAAGTAAAAAAATTACAAAAAGAAAGTGATGAAGCAAAAGAAAAATATTATAAATTAGCAAAAGAGTTGACTGAAATTAGAAAATCAAAAGCTAAAATAATAGAGGATAATCTTCAAGATGAGCTTAAAGGTTTAAATATGGGGGATGCAAATTTTAAAATTGATTTTGAAGAATCAGCAACAATGTCTTCAAATGGAATAGATTCGGTTGAATTTATGATATCTACAAATGTTGGTCAAGGATTAAAACCACTTTGGAAAGTAGCCTCGGGTGGAGAGGTAAGTAGAATAATGTTAGCTATCAAGGTTATATTCTCTAAAGTTGACAATATCCCAATTTTAATATTTGATGAAATAGATACTGGAGTAGGTGGAGAAACTGTTAGAAAAATAGCAAATAAACTTCAGGAGATTGGTGAAACAACTCAAGTTATGAGTATAACACACTCTCCGGCTATAGCGGCTAAAGCTTCTCAGCAGTTTTATATAGAGAAAGGTTTAGTAGAGAATAAAACTGTAACTAAAGTAAAAGAGTTAAATTCAGATGAAAGAATTAAAGAGATTGCAAGAATGTTAGCAGGAAAAAATATATCTGAAGCTGTTATAGAACATGCTAAAGAGTTGTTAGGTGATATATGA